One stretch of Mycolicibacterium fallax DNA includes these proteins:
- a CDS encoding dynamin-like GTPase family protein, protein MTQPEDPRRVKVIVELIDHSTRIAELYDRGDLCARLAAARQRITDPQLRVVIAGQLKQGKSQLLNSLLNLPVARVGDDETTALITVVGYADTPSARLVVAPAPGGSEPEFIDIPVEDIRADLRRAPAARGREVLRVEVGAPSPLLRGGLTFIDTPGVGGHGQPHLSATLGLLPDADAMLMISDTSQEFTEPELRFIRQAHDICPVGAIVATKTDLYPHWRAIVAANAAHLQRARLDLALIPVSSLLRSHAVTSNDAELNEESNFPALVKFLSERVLTRETDRVRDQVLDEIAAAAEHLTLAVRAELDAINDPDDVRRLTDDLERRKQEAADALANTALWQQVLNDGIADLTGDVDHDLRARFRSIVNHLESVVDGCDPTLHWAEIGTEAENAIATAVGDNFVWAFQRAEALAAEVARTFLSNGMDAVDLPEVSAAQMGAAFGGLRGIARLESKPIGLGHKAVTSMRGSYGGVLMFGMLTTVAGLGMFNPLSLGAGLLLGRKAYREDMDARMLRVRGEAKTNLRRFADDVSFVVGKESRDRLKTIQRQLRDHYREIANRATRSLNESLQATLAAARLQESDRVGRVTELQRQDNILTQVTDNVNKLR, encoded by the coding sequence GTGACCCAACCGGAGGACCCGCGCCGGGTGAAGGTGATCGTCGAACTGATCGACCACAGCACCCGGATCGCCGAGCTCTACGACCGCGGCGACCTGTGCGCCCGGCTGGCGGCGGCCCGGCAGCGGATCACCGATCCGCAGCTGCGCGTGGTGATCGCCGGCCAGCTCAAGCAGGGCAAGAGCCAACTGCTCAACTCGCTGCTGAACCTGCCGGTCGCCCGGGTCGGCGACGACGAGACCACCGCGCTGATCACCGTCGTCGGCTATGCCGACACCCCGTCGGCCCGGCTGGTGGTCGCCCCCGCCCCCGGCGGCAGCGAACCGGAGTTCATCGACATCCCGGTCGAGGACATCCGGGCGGACCTGCGCCGCGCCCCGGCGGCCCGCGGCCGGGAGGTGCTGCGGGTGGAGGTCGGCGCCCCCAGCCCGCTGCTGCGCGGCGGCCTGACCTTCATCGACACCCCGGGCGTCGGCGGGCACGGCCAGCCGCACCTGTCGGCGACGCTGGGTCTGCTGCCCGATGCCGACGCCATGCTGATGATCAGCGACACCAGTCAGGAGTTCACCGAACCCGAGCTGCGGTTCATCCGGCAGGCCCATGACATCTGCCCGGTCGGCGCGATCGTCGCCACCAAGACCGACCTGTACCCGCACTGGCGGGCGATCGTCGCCGCCAACGCCGCGCACCTGCAGCGGGCCCGGCTCGATCTGGCGTTGATCCCGGTGTCGTCGCTGCTGCGCAGCCACGCGGTGACCAGCAACGACGCCGAACTCAACGAGGAGTCCAACTTCCCGGCCCTGGTGAAGTTCCTGTCCGAGCGAGTGCTGACCCGGGAGACCGATCGGGTCCGCGATCAGGTGCTCGACGAGATCGCCGCCGCCGCCGAGCATCTGACCCTGGCGGTGCGCGCCGAGTTGGACGCCATCAACGACCCCGACGACGTCCGCCGGCTCACCGACGACCTGGAACGCCGCAAGCAGGAGGCCGCCGACGCGCTGGCCAACACCGCGCTGTGGCAGCAGGTGCTCAATGACGGCATCGCGGACCTGACCGGCGACGTCGACCACGACCTGCGGGCCCGGTTCCGGTCGATCGTCAACCACCTCGAATCGGTGGTCGACGGCTGCGATCCCACCCTGCACTGGGCCGAGATCGGCACCGAGGCCGAAAACGCCATCGCCACCGCGGTCGGCGACAACTTCGTCTGGGCGTTCCAGCGGGCCGAGGCGCTGGCCGCCGAGGTGGCCCGCACCTTCCTGTCCAACGGGATGGACGCCGTCGACCTGCCCGAGGTCAGCGCCGCGCAGATGGGCGCCGCGTTCGGTGGGCTGCGCGGCATCGCCCGGCTGGAGTCCAAGCCGATCGGCCTCGGGCACAAGGCGGTGACCAGCATGCGCGGCTCCTACGGCGGCGTGCTGATGTTCGGCATGCTGACCACGGTCGCCGGGCTGGGCATGTTCAACCCGCTGTCGCTGGGGGCGGGGCTGCTGCTGGGCCGCAAGGCCTACCGGGAGGACATGGACGCCCGGATGCTGCGGGTGCGCGGCGAGGCCAAGACCAACCTGCGGCGATTCGCCGACGACGTGTCCTTCGTGGTCGGCAAGGAATCCCGGGACCGGCTCAAGACGATCCAGCGCCAGCTGCGCGACCACTACCGGGAGATCGCCAACCGGGCGACCCGGTCACTGAACGAGTCGCTGCAGGCCACCCTGGCCGCGGCCCGGCTGCAGGAGAGCGACCGGGTCGGCCGGGTGACCGAGCTGCAGCGTCAGGACAACATCCTGACGCAGGTCACCGACAATGTGAACAAGCTGCGCTGA
- a CDS encoding Rv0340 family IniB-related protein, whose translation MANELLDFVMGLVRDPAAAASYAADPARAIADAHLTGVTSVDVDNLIPMVSDSVSMSTPGFGPTTPSLDGPAGAVLDNVNLDNVWSSGAAHAAFEAFDAGAPNLPGGLDLPVVHDPAAAVIQAGSTIGELAAVPDLVAPAAEVFAPLDPVLPDLPVEQHLDPTFPVSDWIHRAEDVQHVDPQHPGFDFLV comes from the coding sequence ATGGCAAATGAACTCCTGGACTTCGTGATGGGCCTGGTGCGGGATCCGGCCGCGGCGGCCAGCTACGCCGCCGACCCCGCCAGGGCCATCGCCGACGCCCACCTGACCGGGGTGACCAGCGTCGACGTCGACAACCTGATCCCGATGGTGTCGGACTCGGTGTCGATGTCCACCCCCGGGTTCGGTCCCACCACGCCGTCGCTGGACGGTCCGGCCGGCGCCGTGCTGGACAACGTGAACCTGGACAACGTGTGGTCCTCGGGCGCCGCGCACGCCGCCTTCGAGGCCTTCGATGCCGGCGCACCGAACCTGCCCGGCGGCCTGGACCTGCCGGTTGTGCACGATCCGGCGGCCGCGGTCATCCAGGCTGGATCGACGATCGGGGAGCTGGCGGCGGTCCCGGACCTCGTCGCTCCCGCCGCCGAGGTGTTCGCCCCGCTCGATCCGGTGCTGCCGGATCTGCCGGTCGAGCAGCATCTCGACCCGACGTTCCCGGTGTCCGACTGGATCCACCGGGCCGAGGACGTCCAGCACGTCGACCCGCAGCACCCGGGGTTCGACTTCCTGGTCTGA
- a CDS encoding Hsp70 family protein, translating into MDSLGLSIGATNMVAVRAGQPPVRRRSVLTVFPHRPAEVGLPGENPDLTESGLVLWGFADRVGDPVPIVAPDGSSHRAELLAAEALAALARAAGAAGPQRLAITVPAHWGPAAVDALRAAVRARPELSSEGAAPELIPDTTAALTALAADPGLPTRGVLALLDFGGTGTTVALVDAGAGLRPIGAPVRSTELSGELIDQAILNHVLAGLTSAGGADPAGTAAVGVLGRLRNECRRAKEQLSADTVAVIPVEQGGTSTDVRLTRAELESLLAGPLGAVLDTVGDLLERNRIPAANLSAVATVGGGAAIPLFTERLSQQLRVPVVTVADPGAAAATGVRLLAERGPSADAMTGMAPTGLAMAAGAAGAAPDAPTGLAPAADDPNAPTGLAPAAGDATGMAPASWATHGDPGGEGSPDATSRGLAWSEGATGAEPVPYTGPEYAAPPQGATAARPPVEFDAETEQYDAAATPLPWYRRPPLLFGIAAVAALASAGGLAVTLSSSDADSTPVTTTITLPNGEVITTALPPSQSATVTYTGDNGEVTSSMVPPPTTTAPTTTTESSTTEESSATTTTTESTTGTTTTAPTTTTTQPTTTQPTTTQPTTTQPTSAPPTTTEAPPTTTQAPPTTTQAPPPTTQPPTQQPTLTQEAPAVDEPAEP; encoded by the coding sequence ATGGACTCGCTGGGCCTGTCGATCGGGGCGACCAACATGGTGGCCGTGCGGGCCGGGCAACCGCCGGTCCGCCGCCGCTCGGTGCTGACGGTGTTCCCGCACCGGCCCGCCGAGGTCGGACTGCCCGGCGAGAACCCGGACCTCACCGAGTCCGGGCTGGTGCTGTGGGGGTTTGCCGATCGGGTCGGCGACCCGGTGCCGATCGTCGCGCCCGACGGCTCCTCGCACCGCGCCGAACTGCTGGCGGCCGAGGCGCTGGCGGCGCTGGCCCGTGCCGCGGGGGCCGCCGGCCCGCAGCGGCTGGCGATCACCGTGCCCGCGCACTGGGGTCCGGCCGCCGTCGACGCGCTGCGTGCGGCGGTGCGCGCCCGCCCCGAACTGTCCTCCGAGGGGGCCGCCCCCGAGCTGATCCCCGACACCACCGCCGCGCTGACCGCGCTGGCCGCCGATCCCGGCCTGCCCACCCGAGGTGTGCTGGCGCTGCTCGACTTCGGCGGCACCGGGACGACCGTCGCGCTGGTCGACGCCGGAGCCGGGCTGCGCCCGATCGGCGCGCCGGTGCGCTCGACGGAACTCTCCGGCGAACTGATCGACCAGGCGATCCTCAATCATGTGCTGGCGGGTCTGACCTCCGCCGGCGGCGCCGACCCGGCCGGGACCGCGGCCGTCGGCGTGCTGGGCCGGTTGCGCAACGAATGCCGGCGCGCCAAGGAGCAGCTGTCCGCCGACACCGTCGCGGTCATCCCGGTCGAGCAGGGCGGTACCTCCACCGACGTGCGGCTGACCCGCGCCGAGCTGGAATCGCTGCTGGCCGGCCCGCTGGGCGCCGTCCTCGACACCGTCGGCGACCTGCTGGAACGCAATCGGATCCCGGCCGCGAACCTGTCCGCGGTGGCCACGGTGGGCGGCGGTGCGGCCATCCCGCTGTTCACCGAGCGGCTGTCGCAGCAACTGCGGGTCCCGGTCGTCACGGTGGCCGACCCCGGTGCCGCCGCGGCCACCGGGGTACGCCTGCTGGCCGAGCGCGGTCCGTCGGCCGACGCCATGACCGGGATGGCCCCGACCGGGCTGGCGATGGCCGCGGGCGCTGCGGGCGCCGCCCCCGACGCCCCGACCGGGCTGGCCCCGGCCGCCGACGACCCCAACGCCCCGACCGGGCTGGCGCCGGCGGCCGGCGATGCGACCGGCATGGCGCCGGCGTCGTGGGCCACCCACGGCGATCCCGGCGGCGAGGGCTCCCCCGACGCCACCTCCCGCGGGCTGGCCTGGTCCGAGGGTGCCACGGGTGCCGAACCGGTGCCCTACACCGGCCCGGAGTACGCGGCGCCGCCGCAGGGCGCGACCGCGGCCCGCCCGCCGGTGGAGTTCGACGCCGAAACCGAGCAGTACGACGCGGCGGCCACCCCGCTGCCCTGGTACCGCCGCCCGCCGCTGCTGTTCGGCATCGCCGCGGTGGCCGCGCTGGCCTCCGCCGGCGGGCTGGCCGTCACGCTGTCCAGCAGTGACGCCGACTCCACCCCGGTCACCACAACGATCACGCTGCCCAACGGAGAGGTGATCACCACCGCACTGCCGCCGTCGCAAAGCGCGACGGTGACCTACACCGGGGACAACGGTGAGGTCACCAGCTCGATGGTGCCGCCGCCGACCACCACCGCCCCGACCACCACCACCGAGTCGAGCACCACCGAGGAGTCCTCGGCGACGACCACCACCACCGAGTCGACCACCGGCACGACCACCACCGCGCCGACCACCACCACGACGCAGCCGACCACCACCCAACCCACCACGACCCAGCCCACCACCACGCAGCCCACCAGCGCCCCACCGACGACGACCGAGGCTCCGCCGACCACCACCCAGGCTCCGCCCACCACCACCCAGGCTCCGCCACCGACCACCCAGCCGCCGACGCAGCAGCCGACGCTGACCCAGGAGGCCCCCGCAGTCGACGAGCCCGCCGAGCCGTGA
- a CDS encoding IniB N-terminal domain-containing protein, with amino-acid sequence MLNIIDWLLNLFNNDAAARAFVLAPDQSLRDAGLSGVSPAQLTAVASTAMPELMLASASDPVGGLQRAVANHYGYNDYTPYSSNYAPGYEYSPNVASPSLLSPSWAPQNTFTPQTDLASHNQTDLASHNQTPIMSPNQGGAGANAQQGGFNLGFGDITLGDKTSNTASGNGVVVGGENDGDIVSGDGAVLGNNNDVSNGDTIAGAGASVAQGHGVVHTTGNTTSTGSGSVIRDNDAPVFQDVDASGGNGGGAAGGHGGGLLGVGIGNSSSGGNAGGGGITVVSKDTGNTTSSSTHTVSETTTSSVIDDNSSSGNTVIDHSLNPTHTSTVTSTTTEHTLVDNSGNHSLLGNSGGSNSLFGGDQSLFGNTGGSQSLFGGDQSVAGGEHVAVGAPAEHHSPFGF; translated from the coding sequence ATGTTGAACATCATCGACTGGCTCCTGAACCTCTTCAACAACGACGCCGCGGCCCGCGCCTTCGTGCTGGCGCCCGATCAGTCGCTGCGTGATGCCGGCCTGTCCGGGGTTTCCCCGGCCCAGCTGACCGCGGTCGCCAGCACCGCGATGCCGGAACTGATGCTCGCCAGCGCCAGCGACCCGGTCGGCGGCCTGCAGCGCGCGGTGGCCAACCACTACGGCTACAACGACTACACCCCGTACTCCAGCAACTACGCCCCCGGCTACGAGTACTCGCCGAACGTGGCCTCCCCGAGCCTGCTGTCGCCGAGCTGGGCGCCGCAGAACACTTTCACCCCGCAGACCGATCTGGCCTCGCACAACCAGACCGACCTGGCCAGCCACAACCAGACGCCGATCATGAGCCCCAATCAGGGCGGCGCCGGCGCCAACGCCCAGCAGGGCGGGTTCAACCTGGGCTTCGGTGACATCACCCTCGGCGACAAGACCTCCAACACCGCCAGCGGCAACGGCGTGGTGGTCGGCGGCGAGAACGACGGCGACATCGTCAGCGGCGACGGCGCGGTGCTGGGCAACAACAACGACGTCTCCAACGGCGACACCATCGCCGGGGCGGGCGCCAGCGTCGCCCAGGGCCACGGCGTCGTGCACACCACCGGCAACACCACCAGCACCGGCAGCGGCTCGGTGATCCGCGACAACGATGCCCCGGTGTTCCAGGACGTCGACGCCAGCGGCGGCAACGGCGGCGGCGCGGCCGGCGGACACGGCGGCGGGCTGCTCGGCGTCGGCATCGGCAACAGCAGCTCCGGCGGCAACGCGGGCGGCGGTGGCATCACCGTGGTCAGCAAGGACACCGGCAACACCACCAGCTCCAGCACCCACACGGTCTCGGAGACCACCACCTCCTCGGTGATCGACGACAACTCGTCGTCGGGCAACACGGTGATCGACCACTCGCTGAACCCGACCCACACCAGCACGGTGACCAGCACCACCACCGAGCACACCCTGGTCGACAACAGTGGCAATCACTCGCTGCTGGGCAACAGCGGCGGCTCCAACTCGCTGTTCGGCGGCGACCAGTCGCTGTTCGGCAACACCGGTGGGTCCCAGTCGCTGTTCGGCGGCGACCAGTCGGTGGCCGGCGGTGAGCACGTGGCGGTCGGCGCCCCGGCCGAGCACCACAGCCCGTTCGGCTTCTGA
- a CDS encoding serine/threonine-protein kinase, translating into MQLGAGQVFAGYTIVGLLGGGETGQVYLARHPRLPREDALKVLSESVSADPQFRDRFRSAADRAAGLWHPHIVGVHDRGEQDGRLWIAMDYVRGEDTGRMVEQHPGGLPLERVVAVVGAVASALDYAHGKGLLHRDVRPGNIMITSEDARNQRILLTDFGIARRLDGGSGLAAADVTVGAVDFAAPEQLLGQAVDGRADQYSLAATCYFLLTGAAPFHDADPAVVIGRQLNAPPPRLAATHRWLEALDPVLARALSKDPAARFASCAEFVTALVQAVPYAAAPHTSAPHTSPAPIAPSVAQAPPYPRPYPDAGNLPGALPGAPPGWSRPAPEPAKSGRGARILAGVLAVLLLGTAIGAGVLGAQWRKAVVAVEAGDQAAADQRAAKEMQSAAEAFAVLLTSIDAKNLDSDIAQILDGSTGEFKDMYGETSGQLRQLLIDNNSTSRGNVVDSAVQSFDGDVGVVLLFVDQAVSGKNSPDPRLDRSRLKITMRNVEGRWLAEKVDLP; encoded by the coding sequence ATGCAGTTGGGGGCTGGTCAGGTTTTCGCCGGGTACACCATCGTCGGCCTGTTGGGCGGCGGTGAGACGGGCCAGGTGTATCTCGCGCGGCATCCCCGACTGCCCCGCGAGGACGCGCTGAAGGTGCTGTCCGAGTCGGTGTCGGCCGACCCGCAGTTCCGGGACCGATTCCGCAGCGCGGCGGATCGGGCGGCCGGGCTGTGGCATCCGCACATCGTCGGCGTGCATGACCGCGGTGAGCAGGACGGCCGGCTGTGGATCGCGATGGATTACGTGCGGGGTGAGGACACCGGCCGGATGGTCGAACAGCACCCGGGCGGGCTGCCGCTGGAGCGGGTGGTCGCCGTCGTTGGAGCGGTCGCCTCGGCGCTGGACTACGCGCACGGCAAGGGGCTGCTGCACCGCGACGTCCGACCCGGAAACATCATGATCACCTCCGAGGATGCGCGGAATCAGCGAATCCTGTTGACCGACTTCGGCATTGCGCGTCGACTTGACGGCGGGTCCGGACTGGCGGCGGCCGACGTCACCGTCGGCGCGGTCGACTTCGCCGCGCCCGAGCAACTGCTGGGCCAGGCCGTGGACGGCCGCGCCGACCAGTACTCGCTGGCGGCCACCTGCTATTTCCTGTTGACCGGTGCCGCGCCGTTCCACGATGCCGACCCCGCGGTGGTGATCGGCCGGCAGCTGAACGCCCCGCCGCCCCGGTTGGCCGCCACGCACCGGTGGCTGGAAGCGTTGGATCCGGTGCTGGCCCGGGCGCTGAGCAAGGATCCGGCCGCCCGGTTCGCCAGCTGCGCGGAGTTTGTCACGGCCCTGGTGCAGGCCGTGCCGTACGCCGCTGCGCCCCACACGTCTGCGCCCCACACGTCCCCCGCGCCCATCGCCCCGTCCGTCGCGCAGGCGCCGCCGTACCCGCGGCCGTACCCGGACGCCGGCAACCTGCCCGGCGCCCTGCCCGGCGCCCCGCCCGGCTGGTCGCGCCCGGCCCCGGAGCCCGCCAAGTCCGGTCGGGGCGCGCGGATCCTGGCCGGTGTGCTGGCGGTGCTGCTGCTCGGTACCGCGATCGGTGCGGGTGTGCTGGGCGCGCAATGGCGCAAGGCGGTCGTTGCGGTCGAGGCCGGCGACCAGGCCGCCGCCGACCAGCGCGCCGCCAAGGAGATGCAATCGGCGGCCGAGGCGTTCGCCGTGCTGCTGACCAGTATCGACGCCAAGAACCTGGACAGTGATATCGCCCAGATACTGGACGGCTCGACCGGCGAGTTCAAGGACATGTACGGCGAGACGAGCGGACAGCTGCGTCAGCTGCTCATCGACAACAATTCCACCTCGCGCGGCAACGTCGTCGATTCCGCCGTGCAGTCCTTCGACGGCGACGTCGGGGTGGTGCTGCTGTTCGTCGACCAGGCCGTCTCCGGCAAAAACTCGCCCGATCCCCGGCTGGACCGCTCCCGGTTGAAGATCACCATGCGCAACGTCGAGGGTCGCTGGCTGGCAGAGAAGGTCGACCTGCCCTAG
- a CDS encoding dynamin-like GTPase family protein yields MSTSDQVRAILAATIRAYQGEPGYRGRADVFEQLNRIGRQLNEPIRIALAGSLKAGKSTLVNALVGENIAPTDATEATRIVTWFRHGPTPKVTAVDHRGRRSNVPIVRADGLTFDFADLDARAVSFLDVAWPATELIGATIIDTPGTSSLSRDVSERTLRLLVPDDGVPRVDAVVFLLRTLNAADIALLAQIGELVGGSAGALGVIGVASRADEIGAGRIDAMLSAREVAGRFTAEMEKTGICQAVVPVSGLLALTARTLRQGEFIALEKLAGMDPAELNKVMLSVDRFVREDDSIPVDAPTRAALLDRFGMFGIRISITLLRSGITDSVALADELLERSGLVALRDVIDQQFAQRSELLKAHTALLALRRLVSDNPIRATPYVIADIDPLLADSHAFEELRLLSQLRSRPTTLTEDEVASLRRIIGGSGTDAASRLGLTAEQPYDGPRAAFAAAQRWRRRAEHPLNDPFTTRACRAAVRSAEAMVAGYANRR; encoded by the coding sequence ATGAGTACCAGCGATCAGGTGCGGGCCATCCTGGCCGCGACAATCCGCGCCTACCAGGGCGAACCCGGCTATCGGGGACGCGCCGACGTCTTCGAACAGCTCAACCGGATTGGCCGCCAACTCAACGAGCCGATCCGGATCGCGCTGGCCGGCAGCCTCAAGGCCGGCAAGTCGACGCTGGTCAACGCGCTGGTGGGGGAGAACATCGCCCCGACCGACGCCACCGAGGCCACCCGCATCGTCACCTGGTTCCGGCACGGGCCGACGCCGAAGGTCACCGCCGTCGATCACCGGGGCCGGCGCAGCAACGTCCCGATCGTCCGGGCCGACGGGCTGACCTTCGACTTCGCCGACCTCGACGCGCGCGCGGTGTCCTTCCTGGACGTCGCGTGGCCGGCCACCGAGCTGATCGGTGCCACCATCATCGACACCCCCGGCACCTCGTCGCTGTCCCGCGACGTCTCCGAGCGGACCCTGCGACTGCTGGTGCCCGACGACGGGGTGCCCCGGGTGGACGCCGTGGTGTTCCTGCTGCGCACCCTCAACGCCGCCGACATCGCGCTGCTGGCGCAGATCGGCGAGCTGGTCGGCGGCTCGGCAGGCGCGCTTGGGGTGATCGGTGTGGCGTCGCGGGCCGACGAGATCGGCGCCGGGCGCATCGACGCGATGCTGTCCGCCCGTGAGGTCGCCGGCCGGTTCACCGCGGAGATGGAGAAGACCGGCATCTGTCAGGCCGTCGTTCCGGTCTCGGGTCTGTTGGCGCTGACCGCGCGCACCCTGCGGCAGGGTGAGTTCATCGCGCTGGAGAAGCTCGCCGGGATGGACCCCGCGGAGCTGAACAAGGTCATGCTGTCGGTGGATCGCTTTGTCCGCGAAGATGATTCGATCCCGGTTGACGCCCCGACCCGGGCGGCGCTGCTGGACCGGTTCGGCATGTTCGGCATCCGGATCTCCATCACGCTGCTGCGTTCGGGGATCACCGACTCGGTGGCGCTGGCCGACGAGCTGCTCGAACGCAGCGGCCTGGTGGCGTTGCGCGACGTGATCGACCAGCAGTTCGCCCAGCGTTCCGAGCTGCTCAAGGCGCACACCGCGCTGCTGGCGTTGCGACGGCTGGTGTCGGACAATCCGATTCGCGCCACCCCGTACGTGATCGCCGACATCGATCCGCTGCTGGCCGATTCGCACGCCTTCGAGGAGCTGCGACTGCTGAGTCAATTGCGTTCCCGGCCAACCACGTTGACCGAGGACGAGGTGGCCTCGCTGCGCCGCATCATCGGCGGTTCGGGAACCGACGCGGCCAGCCGGCTGGGTCTGACCGCCGAGCAGCCCTACGACGGTCCGCGTGCGGCGTTCGCCGCCGCGCAGCGCTGGCGGCGCCGGGCCGAGCATCCGCTCAATGATCCGTTCACCACCCGGGCCTGCCGGGCCGCGGTGCGCAGCGCCGAGGCGATGGTCGCCGGCTACGCCAACCGGCGCTGA